One window of the Nitratidesulfovibrio sp. genome contains the following:
- a CDS encoding ABC transporter permease subunit: MSLTGLTDIAGTFPRIPLGRWLEAAIDFLVTHLAPATRAFSAVTESGLNLLEAGLDALPPVLLIALMGLVAWRVTRKVALGVFAVAGLALVWNMGLWQATMSTLALVLVATLLAVLVGIPLGIAAAMSDRTRAVVMPVLDVMQTMPAFVYLIPAIPFFGLGKVAAVFATVIFAMPPAIRFTCLGIRQVPAELVECAEAFGTGRFQRLVKLELPLAAPTMLAGVNQTVMLALSMVVIAAMIGARGLGGEVWKAIQRLEMGNGFEAGIGIVIVAICLDRILQHVGKRVGG; encoded by the coding sequence ATGAGCCTGACGGGCCTGACGGACATTGCCGGTACCTTTCCGCGCATTCCCCTTGGCCGGTGGCTGGAAGCGGCCATCGATTTTCTGGTCACCCATCTGGCCCCGGCCACGCGGGCCTTTTCCGCCGTGACCGAAAGCGGGCTGAACCTGCTGGAGGCCGGGCTGGACGCATTGCCGCCGGTGCTGCTCATCGCCCTCATGGGGCTGGTGGCGTGGCGGGTCACCCGCAAGGTGGCACTGGGCGTATTTGCCGTGGCCGGGCTGGCCCTGGTCTGGAACATGGGCCTGTGGCAGGCCACCATGAGCACCCTTGCGCTGGTGCTGGTGGCCACCCTGCTGGCCGTGCTGGTGGGCATTCCGCTGGGCATCGCCGCCGCCATGAGCGACCGGACCCGCGCCGTGGTCATGCCCGTGCTGGACGTGATGCAGACCATGCCCGCCTTCGTCTACCTGATTCCCGCCATCCCCTTCTTTGGCCTTGGCAAGGTGGCCGCCGTGTTCGCCACGGTGATCTTTGCCATGCCGCCCGCCATCCGCTTTACCTGCCTCGGCATCCGGCAGGTGCCCGCCGAACTGGTGGAATGCGCGGAAGCCTTCGGTACCGGGCGCTTCCAGCGGCTGGTGAAGCTGGAACTGCCCCTGGCCGCGCCCACCATGCTGGCGGGCGTGAACCAGACGGTCATGCTGGCCCTGTCCATGGTGGTCATTGCCGCCATGATCGGCGCGCGCGGCCTGGGTGGCGAGGTGTGGAAGGCCATTCAGCGGCTGGAAATGGGCAACGGGTTCGAGGCGGGCATCGGCATCGTCATCGTGGCCATCTGCCTTGACCGCATATTGCAGCATGTGGGGAAGCGGGTGGGCGGCTAA
- a CDS encoding glycine betaine ABC transporter substrate-binding protein has translation MKKVVLMTLAVLLLATQALAAAPMATDGKPVRLAYVEWDCATASTHLAKAVIEDKLGRKVEVLPVSAAAMWMAVATGDVDGMVTAWLPVTHGDYLKKVEGKVKDLGPLVGGARLGWAVPDYVPLKSIEELKANAGKFKGKVIGIDPGSGLMKLSEKAMQEYGLNEMILVEGSGATMTAALDDAIRRKEWIVVTAWSPHWMFGRWKLHYLDDPKKTLGEEERIHTVVRNGLDKDMPDVYAFLDRFRYADANQLETLMAWNQEKGADLMANARRFMKEHPELVREWLGK, from the coding sequence ATGAAGAAAGTAGTGCTGATGACCCTGGCGGTCCTGTTGCTGGCAACGCAAGCCCTTGCGGCTGCGCCCATGGCAACGGACGGCAAGCCCGTTCGCCTTGCCTACGTGGAATGGGACTGCGCCACCGCCAGCACCCATCTGGCCAAGGCAGTGATAGAAGACAAGCTGGGCCGCAAGGTGGAAGTGCTGCCCGTCAGCGCCGCCGCCATGTGGATGGCCGTTGCCACGGGCGACGTGGACGGCATGGTCACCGCGTGGCTGCCCGTGACCCACGGCGACTACCTGAAGAAGGTCGAAGGCAAGGTGAAGGACCTTGGCCCGCTGGTGGGTGGGGCGCGCCTTGGCTGGGCCGTGCCCGACTACGTGCCCCTGAAGTCCATCGAGGAACTGAAGGCCAATGCGGGCAAGTTCAAGGGCAAGGTCATCGGCATCGACCCCGGTTCCGGCCTGATGAAGCTGTCCGAAAAGGCCATGCAGGAATACGGCCTGAATGAAATGATTCTGGTGGAAGGCAGCGGGGCCACCATGACCGCCGCACTGGACGACGCCATCCGCCGCAAGGAATGGATCGTGGTCACCGCCTGGTCGCCGCACTGGATGTTCGGCCGCTGGAAGCTGCACTACCTGGACGACCCCAAAAAGACGCTGGGCGAAGAGGAACGCATCCACACCGTGGTGCGCAACGGCCTGGACAAGGACATGCCCGACGTCTACGCCTTTCTCGACCGCTTCCGCTATGCCGACGCCAACCAGCTGGAAACGCTGATGGCCTGGAATCAGGAAAAGGGCGCGGACCTCATGGCCAACGCCCGGCGGTTCATGAAGGAGCACCCCGAACTGGTCAGGGAGTGGCTGGGGAAGTAG
- a CDS encoding glycine betaine/L-proline ABC transporter ATP-binding protein yields the protein MAKIEIRNLTKIFGPAPDKALAMVREGKPKDEIYKRTKHAVGVNRASFDVDEGEIVVVMGLSGSGKSTLVRCLNRLIEPTDGTVRIDGTDVTALSVKDLRALRQRTFGMVFQNFALFPHRTVLENAEYGLEVMGATKTARRDKAAEALARVGLAGWEAARPGQLSGGMQQRVGLARALALDPDILLMDEAFSALDPLIRRDMQDELLRLQDDVRKTIVFISHDLDEALKIGDRIVLMRAGSVVQVGTPEDILTSPADDYVARFVADVDIARVLTAGTVMKRSEAVAVLGVDGPRTALRKMRNHAIATLFVLDRNHKLVGLVTADDIADHMAGGERDLAAIMRTDITTVPTDAPASELIPLMAGLPHPLAVTDERGRLAGVIVRGLLLGALAERGGNA from the coding sequence ATGGCGAAGATAGAGATCAGGAATCTGACCAAGATATTCGGGCCAGCCCCCGACAAGGCGCTGGCCATGGTCCGCGAGGGCAAACCCAAGGACGAGATATACAAGCGCACCAAACACGCCGTGGGCGTCAACCGTGCCTCGTTCGACGTGGACGAGGGCGAGATAGTGGTGGTCATGGGCCTTTCCGGCAGCGGCAAGTCCACGCTGGTGCGCTGCCTGAACCGGCTCATCGAACCCACCGACGGCACGGTGCGCATCGACGGCACCGACGTGACCGCCCTTTCGGTGAAGGATCTGCGCGCCTTGCGCCAGCGCACCTTCGGCATGGTGTTCCAGAATTTCGCGCTGTTTCCCCACCGCACCGTGCTGGAAAACGCCGAATACGGGCTGGAAGTGATGGGGGCCACCAAAACGGCCCGCCGGGACAAGGCGGCAGAGGCCCTGGCCCGCGTGGGCCTTGCCGGGTGGGAAGCGGCCCGGCCCGGTCAGCTTTCCGGCGGCATGCAGCAACGCGTGGGCCTGGCCCGCGCCCTGGCGCTGGACCCGGACATCCTGCTGATGGACGAGGCCTTCAGCGCGCTTGACCCGCTGATCCGGCGCGACATGCAGGACGAACTGCTGCGTTTGCAGGACGACGTGCGCAAGACCATCGTGTTCATCAGCCACGACCTGGACGAGGCGCTGAAGATCGGCGACCGCATCGTGCTCATGCGCGCCGGGTCCGTGGTGCAGGTGGGCACGCCCGAAGACATCCTGACCAGCCCGGCGGACGACTACGTGGCCCGCTTCGTGGCCGACGTGGACATTGCCCGCGTGCTTACGGCGGGCACGGTGATGAAGCGGTCCGAGGCTGTGGCGGTGCTGGGCGTGGACGGCCCGCGCACGGCCCTGCGCAAGATGCGCAACCACGCCATCGCCACCCTGTTCGTGCTCGACCGCAACCACAAGCTGGTGGGGCTGGTCACCGCCGACGACATCGCCGACCACATGGCGGGCGGCGAGCGCGATCTTGCGGCCATCATGCGCACCGACATCACCACGGTACCCACGGATGCCCCCGCCTCCGAACTGATTCCCCTCATGGCCGGGCTGCCCCACCCGCTGGCCGTCACCGATGAACGCGGTCGGCTGGCCGGGGTCATCGTGCGCGGGCTGCTGCTGGGGGCGCTGGCCGAACGAGGAGGGAACGCCTGA